The following proteins are co-located in the Pedobacter sp. FW305-3-2-15-E-R2A2 genome:
- a CDS encoding helix-turn-helix domain-containing protein, with the protein MKIIVNEVLPDHEECAGSLKNVIDALYVINGKWKLAVILCLVQSSKRFNEIQQEVTGISPKVLAKELKDLELNDFITRKVYPTTPVSIIYEATVYSRTLKNVIAELSAWGEQHREKVKQSMRKQS; encoded by the coding sequence ATGAAAATCATTGTAAATGAGGTGCTTCCTGATCATGAAGAATGTGCTGGCTCGCTCAAAAACGTAATTGACGCACTGTATGTTATTAATGGGAAATGGAAACTGGCTGTGATTCTTTGTCTGGTGCAATCATCAAAGCGTTTTAACGAGATTCAGCAGGAAGTTACTGGCATATCTCCCAAGGTGTTAGCCAAAGAACTGAAAGATCTGGAATTGAATGACTTTATCACCCGTAAGGTTTATCCAACCACTCCGGTGAGTATTATTTATGAAGCGACTGTATATAGCAGAACCTTAAAAAATGTGATAGCTGAACTAAGTGCCTGGGGTGAACAGCATAGGGAAAAAGTTAAGCAAAGCATGCGAAAACAATCCTGA
- a CDS encoding FMN-dependent NADH-azoreductase, which translates to MKHILHLKSSIQGKESYSIKLGNAIVEKVQDKYPGSTLEELNLVDMDIPHLNPTVLRTFFIPGDQLTEEEKESIRLSDEMVKQLLAADIVVIGAPLINFTIPTVLKAWIDHITRAGITFGYGENGPVGKVTGKKVYVAMSSGGVYSQGPGKANDFVAPYLKAFLGFLGMTDLTVFRAEGLKVPEVKEHAMEKAIHSIKVD; encoded by the coding sequence ATGAAACACATCCTTCATTTAAAATCAAGCATACAAGGTAAAGAGTCGTACAGCATTAAGCTGGGAAACGCTATTGTCGAAAAAGTTCAGGACAAGTATCCAGGTAGTACATTGGAAGAATTAAACCTGGTCGACATGGACATTCCGCATCTGAATCCCACTGTGCTTCGTACCTTCTTTATTCCCGGAGATCAGCTGACTGAAGAAGAAAAAGAATCCATTCGCCTTTCTGATGAGATGGTTAAACAGTTATTGGCTGCAGACATCGTTGTAATTGGTGCACCGCTGATCAACTTTACGATCCCTACGGTATTAAAGGCCTGGATTGATCATATTACCAGGGCAGGAATAACTTTTGGATATGGTGAAAATGGTCCTGTTGGAAAAGTAACAGGAAAAAAAGTTTATGTGGCAATGTCGTCCGGTGGTGTTTATTCACAAGGTCCGGGTAAAGCCAATGACTTTGTTGCACCTTATTTGAAGGCCTTCCTTGGTTTCTTAGGCATGACAGATCTGACCGTATTCCGTGCTGAAGGACTAAAAGTGCCTGAAGTAAAAGAACACGCAATGGAGAAAGCAATTCATAGCATAAAGGTAGATTAA
- a CDS encoding helix-turn-helix transcriptional regulator, with amino-acid sequence MYNTDINIFYDHYVNRAFSEKNSFSGHFDFLLWEDLQKDLLACGRFQRKPFYKIALLQGEAVYHSGPHKTPVSGNTIVFTDPMIRFSFETTDKTFDGKYCVCSESFLRGTSKLSLSNWPLFKDRNIYTQSLNNEQYAELLRIFNEIENEYKSDYLFKEELIRNRVFDVIHYTQKLNINLLEFIQTQEESLEDRFFKILGKAFFNISKEMPLEDKSPAYFAQLLFTSVDQLNKAIKKVTGKTTQTHIHERIIEEANVLLKHTTYSVKEIAWNLHFQETSHFQNFYKKQTGRTPLEYRDA; translated from the coding sequence ATGTACAATACCGACATCAATATTTTTTACGATCATTATGTTAATAGAGCGTTTTCGGAAAAGAACAGCTTTTCCGGGCATTTTGATTTTCTATTGTGGGAAGACCTTCAGAAAGATTTGTTGGCATGCGGGCGATTTCAGCGGAAACCATTTTATAAAATCGCTTTGCTTCAGGGTGAAGCGGTTTATCATTCTGGCCCCCATAAAACTCCTGTTTCAGGAAACACAATCGTATTTACGGATCCAATGATTAGATTCAGTTTTGAAACCACCGACAAAACTTTCGATGGCAAATATTGTGTCTGCAGTGAAAGTTTCCTCCGTGGAACAAGTAAATTATCTTTGAGTAACTGGCCTCTTTTTAAAGATAGAAATATCTATACACAATCCCTAAATAATGAGCAATACGCGGAATTATTGCGGATTTTCAATGAGATAGAAAATGAATATAAATCTGATTATCTCTTTAAGGAAGAATTGATTCGAAACAGGGTTTTTGATGTGATCCATTATACCCAGAAATTAAATATAAACCTACTTGAATTTATTCAGACTCAAGAGGAAAGTCTGGAAGACCGCTTCTTTAAAATACTGGGAAAAGCTTTTTTTAATATCAGCAAAGAGATGCCTCTGGAAGATAAATCTCCTGCTTATTTTGCACAATTATTATTTACTTCCGTAGATCAGCTGAATAAAGCGATAAAAAAAGTTACCGGAAAAACTACACAGACACATATTCACGAACGGATTATTGAGGAAGCAAATGTTTTACTAAAACACACGACATACAGCGTAAAAGAAATTGCCTGGAACCTTCATTTTCAGGAAACATCTCATTTCCAAAATTTTTATAAAAAGCAAACCGGTCGCACACCTCTTGAATATAGAGACGCGTAG
- a CDS encoding aromatic alcohol reductase: protein MEKSFLIIGAGEVGLAMLNSLYDYQANHEPQLQIGVLVQPLADSIAKVKNNSRFVNIRVESLDLVNESIQNLIAVFKKYDTVICCSGFSTGNGMQVKITRAVLDAGVRRYVPWQFGVDYDKIGRNSAQPSFDEQLDVRALLRAQHNTRWIIVSTGMITSFLFREDFGVVSLAEKKVSALGDWQHSLTLTSCEDIGNLTIEILFHQPEILDQVVFIAGDTLTFEEIANQLKGLFSTEFDRKLRDIPQLEKELKDNPEDVFSRYRLVFTNPGVSWPMLETFNHQNNIPTVNVATWIRKNLLNSML, encoded by the coding sequence ATGGAAAAATCATTTTTAATTATTGGAGCAGGCGAAGTTGGACTTGCGATGTTAAATAGCTTATATGATTATCAGGCAAACCATGAACCGCAACTACAAATAGGTGTTCTTGTACAGCCTTTAGCAGACAGTATTGCCAAAGTCAAAAACAATTCGAGGTTTGTAAATATAAGGGTGGAATCTCTTGACCTGGTTAACGAAAGTATTCAAAATTTAATTGCTGTTTTTAAAAAGTATGATACCGTAATCTGTTGCAGCGGATTTTCAACCGGTAATGGAATGCAGGTAAAAATTACAAGAGCAGTTCTGGATGCGGGAGTTAGAAGATATGTTCCCTGGCAATTTGGAGTGGATTATGACAAAATTGGACGTAATAGTGCACAACCTTCATTTGATGAACAACTAGACGTTAGAGCATTACTTCGGGCACAACATAACACGCGTTGGATTATTGTTTCTACCGGGATGATTACCAGTTTCCTGTTTCGTGAGGACTTTGGCGTAGTCAGTCTAGCTGAGAAAAAGGTAAGTGCTTTGGGAGACTGGCAGCATAGCCTTACTTTAACTTCTTGTGAAGATATTGGAAATTTGACTATTGAAATTTTGTTCCACCAGCCGGAAATATTAGATCAGGTGGTCTTTATTGCCGGAGATACGCTGACTTTTGAAGAGATTGCAAATCAACTGAAAGGGCTTTTCTCTACGGAATTCGATCGTAAATTACGAGATATTCCTCAACTGGAAAAAGAGCTGAAAGACAATCCTGAAGATGTTTTTAGTCGCTATCGTCTGGTATTTACCAATCCTGGCGTTAGCTGGCCGATGTTAGAAACATTTAACCATCAAAATAATATTCCCACAGTCAATGTAGCGACTTGGATCAGAAAAAATCTGCTTAATTCGATGTTGTAA
- a CDS encoding TonB-dependent receptor, which produces MMKKHLLIILSFILTANYVFAQSPITGIIKSSTGTPVPNATVSIRGTKIVVMADIDGKFSIDSRQDLPFYLRVSSIGYKSQDFQILKLQDTPFELVLIESELLDEIVVTSRRRSEVLQDVPIAITVIGGQAAENAGAFNVNRLKELVPSVQLYASNARNTTLNIRGLGSTFGLTNDGIDPGVGFYVDGVYQARPAATSTDFLDIERIEILRGPQGTLFGKNTTAGAFNITTAKPTQTPSAKVELSVGNYNFLQAKTSVSGAVAKNLAARLSISGTQRDGTIFNTKEERRYSGQNNLGFKGQLYFTPSEKLQVLLSGDASIQHPAGYPLVIAGVTATERSAYRQYAKIVSDLGYQQPVADPASRTINTNTPWKHDQSIGGISVNVDYKIGNGTLTSTTAWRFWNWNPTNDRDFSELSALTKSQGNSRHDQYSQELRYAGNIAEKVSAVIGVFALSQNLKGLDQTEEVGKDQWRFVQTSNTGAQALYSTPGLLDGYGIRTNSTIKSLSTAVFAQVDWEFLDHLHILPGLRYTYDKKDVDYNRVTYGGLQTSDAALLALKSAVYNNQKFNTSVDNNNLSGNITLSYRPTTKLNAYGTFSTAYKPVGVNVGGLPTTSNGEPDLSVAIVKPEYVQHYELGVKTRPFKGTLINVSAFNTDIKDYQTNVQSPQLGVNRGYLANAEKVNVKGLEVDGSYQLGRFLTLNAAVAYLDGKYKKFTNAPLPLEETGHTELVNGVATQVAFKDASGGRLPGVSKWNVSGGAEFSNPGNLANTAGRYFIAADASYRSQYSSNPTPSRVLNVDAYSLLNARLGFKSDKFSVLGWVRNITNKNYYEQLQAAAGNSGLYAGVLGDPRTYGITLRYSF; this is translated from the coding sequence ATGATGAAGAAACATTTACTTATTATCCTTTCATTTATACTTACGGCAAATTATGTTTTTGCTCAAAGTCCGATAACAGGTATTATAAAAAGTAGTACTGGTACTCCGGTACCAAATGCAACAGTATCGATCAGAGGCACTAAGATTGTGGTAATGGCAGATATTGACGGCAAGTTCAGTATTGATTCAAGACAAGATCTTCCATTTTACCTTCGGGTCAGCTCTATTGGCTACAAGTCTCAGGATTTTCAAATTTTAAAGCTTCAGGATACACCTTTCGAACTCGTGCTGATTGAAAGTGAACTACTTGATGAGATCGTTGTAACGTCAAGAAGACGTTCAGAAGTCCTTCAGGATGTACCCATCGCAATTACTGTAATCGGAGGACAAGCGGCAGAAAATGCAGGTGCTTTTAACGTTAATCGTTTAAAAGAACTGGTTCCTTCTGTACAGTTGTATGCCTCAAATGCCAGAAATACAACACTTAATATCAGAGGATTGGGTTCAACTTTTGGCCTGACAAACGATGGTATTGACCCCGGAGTGGGCTTTTATGTAGATGGAGTTTACCAGGCCCGTCCCGCCGCTACTTCTACCGATTTCCTTGACATTGAACGAATAGAAATATTACGTGGCCCACAAGGAACATTGTTTGGCAAGAATACGACTGCAGGTGCATTTAACATCACTACTGCAAAACCAACTCAAACACCAAGTGCAAAAGTAGAATTGAGCGTTGGAAACTATAATTTTCTACAAGCAAAAACCTCGGTTTCAGGAGCTGTTGCAAAAAATCTTGCGGCAAGATTATCTATTTCCGGTACTCAGCGCGATGGTACAATTTTCAATACTAAAGAAGAACGTAGGTATAGTGGTCAAAACAACCTCGGTTTTAAAGGTCAGTTATACTTTACGCCCTCGGAAAAACTACAGGTATTGCTAAGTGGTGATGCAAGTATCCAGCACCCCGCAGGTTACCCACTGGTAATTGCAGGCGTTACGGCAACCGAAAGAAGCGCCTACCGTCAATATGCCAAAATTGTTTCTGATTTAGGTTATCAACAACCGGTAGCTGACCCTGCTTCCAGAACAATCAATACCAATACGCCCTGGAAACATGACCAGTCAATTGGAGGCATATCCGTAAATGTCGATTATAAGATCGGCAATGGAACACTTACTTCAACTACTGCCTGGAGATTCTGGAATTGGAATCCTACAAACGACAGGGATTTCTCCGAGTTATCTGCATTGACAAAATCTCAGGGAAACTCACGCCATGATCAATATTCTCAGGAGCTTAGATATGCTGGTAACATCGCTGAAAAAGTAAGCGCAGTAATCGGTGTATTTGCCCTTAGCCAAAATTTGAAAGGGTTAGATCAGACGGAAGAAGTAGGTAAAGATCAGTGGAGATTTGTGCAAACAAGTAATACCGGTGCTCAGGCATTATACTCAACGCCAGGTTTGTTAGACGGCTATGGTATCAGAACCAATTCAACCATTAAATCATTAAGTACTGCTGTATTTGCACAGGTGGATTGGGAATTTCTGGATCACCTTCATATTTTACCTGGTTTAAGATACACTTATGACAAAAAAGATGTTGATTACAACAGGGTGACTTATGGTGGACTTCAAACATCAGACGCGGCTTTACTTGCACTTAAAAGCGCTGTTTATAACAATCAGAAATTCAATACCAGTGTTGACAATAATAATTTATCAGGTAACATTACCTTGTCGTACCGGCCTACGACTAAGTTAAATGCTTATGGAACTTTCTCTACTGCTTATAAACCAGTTGGTGTCAATGTAGGAGGCTTACCGACTACTTCTAATGGAGAACCAGACCTGTCTGTGGCTATCGTAAAACCAGAATATGTTCAACATTATGAATTAGGTGTTAAAACCAGACCTTTTAAAGGCACATTGATAAACGTTAGCGCTTTCAATACAGACATTAAGGATTACCAAACCAATGTGCAGTCACCGCAATTAGGTGTAAACAGAGGCTATCTTGCCAATGCAGAAAAAGTGAATGTAAAAGGGCTGGAAGTGGATGGAAGTTACCAATTAGGAAGATTCTTAACTTTAAATGCTGCTGTAGCTTATCTTGACGGCAAATATAAAAAATTCACAAATGCACCACTCCCACTGGAAGAAACCGGACACACAGAACTTGTTAATGGTGTGGCCACACAGGTAGCGTTTAAAGATGCTTCCGGAGGCAGATTACCAGGCGTATCTAAATGGAATGTTTCCGGTGGTGCTGAGTTCAGCAATCCGGGCAATCTGGCCAACACAGCAGGTAGATATTTTATAGCTGCCGATGCCAGCTACCGCTCGCAATATTCTTCAAATCCAACACCTTCACGTGTGTTAAATGTGGATGCGTATTCATTGCTTAATGCCAGATTAGGGTTTAAGTCAGATAAATTCTCGGTATTAGGCTGGGTTAGAAATATCACAAATAAAAATTATTACGAACAATTGCAGGCTGCAGCGGGTAATTCGGGTTTATATGCCGGCGTACTTGGTGACCCAAGAACTTATGGAATTACACTGCGCTATTCTTTTTAA
- a CDS encoding alpha-galactosidase produces MRKFKFLFLLPLTFATNSFAQKTIQITTTRTVLVLETDQDNSLWSTYFGEKLKSPAEYKSIRPLDKYKPGSDDLLNKREAYIASGSLNLLEPGLSITHSDGNKSTVLTFTAVEEKHLDDNRKLTIVHLTDAKYKFNVDLYYLAYFKEDVIEQWTEIKHQEKGIVILNKYASANLTLSGRKFFLKNHYSGAVREMRSEEQQLLHGIKTIDSKLGTRTNLLHSSSFMVSIDQPATEEQGEVIAGSLAWAGNFRLDFETFDEYYLRITAGINNFSSNYTLKAGENFVTPRFVYTYSSSGKGLASRNLQDWARNYQLLDGKGDRSTILNNWETTYFDFDDEKLNQLTKDTKKLGVDVFLLDDGWFGNKYPRNGSSAGLGDWQYNKKKLKNGISSLGKEATANQVKFGIWLEPEMVNPKSELYENHPDWIIRQPDRKEFYMRNQLVLDLTNPKVQDFIFKTVDDIFKEVPELAFIKWDCNSLIYNAHSPTLKNQDHFYIEYTKGLTNVLERIRKKYPKTPMMLCAGGGSRVDYASLKYFTEFWPSDNTNAYDRIFIQWEYSYYFPSIAVDNHITDMGKQPVKFKTDVAMMGKLGYDVRVNELSKTDLLFSQKAVQTYNSFKDIVWHGQQYRLQDPYENKITSIAYVNETKNQAIVFNYHVATLFTNGVILPIKLKGLDAAKKYQIEEINLYPGTKSPIDSSQVYSGDFLMKVGFNPEVNANRTSVVLRVTSLSH; encoded by the coding sequence ATGAGAAAATTTAAATTTCTTTTTTTACTTCCCTTAACTTTTGCGACGAATAGTTTTGCTCAAAAGACAATTCAAATTACAACGACAAGGACCGTCCTGGTATTAGAAACAGATCAGGACAACAGCTTATGGTCAACCTATTTTGGTGAAAAGCTCAAAAGTCCTGCGGAATATAAAAGTATTAGACCTTTAGACAAATACAAACCAGGCTCTGATGACCTGTTGAATAAACGGGAAGCCTATATTGCTTCAGGATCGTTAAATCTTTTAGAACCTGGTTTAAGTATAACCCATAGCGATGGCAATAAATCAACAGTACTTACTTTTACTGCAGTTGAAGAAAAGCATTTAGACGATAACCGAAAACTCACCATCGTACATTTAACGGACGCTAAGTATAAATTCAATGTCGACTTATATTATCTGGCCTATTTTAAAGAGGACGTCATCGAGCAATGGACAGAGATTAAACATCAGGAAAAAGGTATTGTGATATTGAACAAATATGCATCAGCGAATCTTACCTTAAGTGGCCGGAAGTTCTTTTTAAAGAACCATTACAGTGGCGCGGTAAGAGAAATGCGATCAGAAGAACAACAACTGCTGCATGGCATTAAAACTATTGATTCAAAACTCGGAACCAGAACCAATTTATTGCACTCTTCTTCTTTTATGGTCTCTATTGATCAGCCTGCAACAGAAGAACAAGGTGAGGTTATCGCTGGATCTTTAGCCTGGGCAGGAAATTTCAGGCTCGATTTTGAAACTTTCGACGAATACTACCTGAGAATCACTGCAGGAATTAACAACTTTTCATCCAACTACACTTTAAAAGCGGGAGAAAACTTTGTCACTCCTCGTTTTGTATATACTTATTCCTCTTCCGGAAAAGGTTTAGCCAGTAGGAACCTTCAGGATTGGGCCCGGAATTATCAATTGCTTGATGGAAAAGGAGATCGTTCCACCATTTTAAACAACTGGGAAACTACCTATTTCGATTTTGACGACGAAAAATTAAATCAGCTAACCAAAGACACTAAAAAACTAGGTGTAGATGTTTTTCTGTTGGATGATGGATGGTTTGGCAATAAATACCCAAGAAATGGCTCTTCGGCTGGTCTTGGGGATTGGCAATACAACAAGAAGAAACTGAAAAACGGCATCAGTTCTTTAGGTAAAGAGGCCACCGCAAATCAGGTTAAATTTGGGATCTGGCTGGAGCCGGAAATGGTAAATCCGAAAAGTGAATTGTATGAAAATCATCCGGACTGGATCATCAGACAGCCGGATAGAAAAGAGTTCTACATGCGCAACCAGTTGGTACTGGATTTAACCAATCCAAAGGTTCAGGATTTTATATTTAAAACGGTGGACGACATTTTTAAAGAAGTGCCTGAACTTGCCTTCATTAAATGGGATTGTAATTCATTAATATACAACGCACACTCCCCGACTTTAAAAAACCAAGACCATTTCTATATCGAATACACGAAAGGACTAACCAATGTATTGGAAAGAATCCGCAAAAAATATCCGAAAACACCAATGATGCTTTGTGCGGGTGGAGGTTCCAGAGTGGACTATGCCTCCTTAAAATACTTCACTGAATTTTGGCCAAGTGACAATACCAATGCTTACGATCGTATTTTTATTCAGTGGGAATATTCTTACTACTTCCCTTCTATTGCGGTAGACAACCACATTACCGATATGGGAAAACAGCCGGTTAAGTTTAAAACTGATGTCGCCATGATGGGCAAGCTGGGCTATGATGTCAGGGTGAATGAATTGAGTAAAACTGATTTACTTTTTAGCCAAAAAGCAGTTCAAACGTACAACAGCTTTAAAGATATCGTTTGGCATGGACAACAGTACCGGTTGCAGGATCCTTATGAAAACAAAATTACCTCAATTGCCTATGTAAATGAGACAAAAAATCAGGCTATTGTTTTTAATTATCATGTAGCTACGCTTTTTACAAACGGCGTTATATTACCGATTAAACTAAAAGGACTGGATGCGGCCAAGAAATATCAAATAGAAGAAATCAACCTATATCCGGGTACAAAATCACCAATTGATAGTAGTCAGGTCTATTCAGGAGATTTTTTAATGAAAGTCGGTTTTAACCCTGAAGTCAATGCAAACAGAACTAGTGTGGTCCTGAGAGTTACATCACTCAGTCATTAA
- a CDS encoding ankyrin repeat domain-containing protein: MPDTTALLQAFRQNNFQEAKLLLENDKNLTSDLNEYYHTQILDQIISHKAFDLVPVLISQKLIGTDVYEYDSFKKSIFASIITNLKEDEESIQFLDDLLGQMENLKDEVADQTLLSYAFEEGAELWLIKKFVEAGLDLNYKNNYETTFLHAVIKNGRIKPEKSLAYVQFLIEEGLDVNAKDIVDKTPLIEAIEFNKPAYLDLLLQNGADPNHQDKSGESAFFWTIVHKADLKLYLKLREYDSPEFDQLNKEGVTMFFEFMRRIYRSDRDTVAFLVRLLEDGANLLERSTWYGQGKTPLEVAAEKQFEILEAILNMDLVDINTQDEDGNTLLHYVCAFNVNYDKEAAKDTYKKVKLLIEKGADTNLTNRKDETAMSLASNDNLKSKTVEILLANQKS, translated from the coding sequence ATGCCAGATACTACCGCTTTATTACAAGCATTCAGACAAAACAACTTCCAGGAAGCGAAACTGCTGCTAGAGAATGATAAAAACCTTACTTCTGACCTCAATGAATATTATCATACGCAGATTCTGGATCAGATTATCAGCCATAAAGCCTTTGACCTTGTCCCTGTGCTCATCTCCCAAAAACTTATCGGAACAGATGTTTATGAGTACGATTCCTTCAAGAAATCCATTTTTGCAAGCATCATTACCAACCTTAAAGAAGACGAAGAATCCATTCAGTTTCTAGACGACCTTCTCGGGCAAATGGAAAACCTAAAAGATGAGGTGGCCGACCAAACTTTACTGAGCTATGCTTTTGAAGAAGGGGCAGAACTATGGCTGATCAAAAAATTCGTTGAAGCCGGTCTTGACCTGAATTATAAGAACAACTACGAGACTACTTTCCTGCATGCAGTGATAAAAAACGGAAGAATCAAACCGGAGAAATCATTGGCCTATGTTCAATTTCTTATTGAAGAAGGCCTGGATGTAAATGCAAAAGATATTGTCGACAAAACACCGCTGATAGAAGCAATAGAATTTAATAAACCAGCATATCTGGACTTACTGCTGCAAAATGGCGCCGATCCCAATCACCAGGACAAATCAGGCGAGTCTGCATTCTTTTGGACCATAGTTCATAAGGCAGATCTGAAATTGTACCTTAAGCTCCGGGAATATGATAGCCCTGAATTTGACCAGCTAAATAAGGAAGGTGTAACCATGTTCTTCGAATTCATGAGAAGAATCTACAGATCTGATCGGGATACTGTCGCTTTTCTGGTCAGACTTTTAGAGGACGGGGCCAATCTTTTAGAACGTTCCACCTGGTATGGTCAGGGAAAAACACCACTGGAAGTCGCTGCAGAAAAACAATTCGAAATCCTGGAAGCCATCCTGAATATGGACCTGGTAGACATCAATACACAAGATGAAGATGGAAATACGCTCTTACATTATGTATGTGCGTTCAATGTCAATTATGATAAAGAAGCGGCAAAAGACACCTATAAAAAAGTGAAACTCCTTATTGAAAAGGGCGCTGACACCAACCTGACCAACCGAAAGGACGAAACTGCTATGTCTCTGGCTTCAAATGACAACCTAAAATCAAAAACAGTAGAAATACTGCTTGCCAACCAAAAATCCTAA
- a CDS encoding ankyrin repeat domain-containing protein, translating to MSFIIACEAGKRKIAEILLKNNEVDVAYTDEKGRTVLHYAAYQGYLDIVKSLVEAGTDINYEDHNGETPLFFACVQKQKQTAIYLIDQGAKVNINDLQGNSLLHLTAKTAQIEVLNQLIQKGLEVEIQNNEAETPLLLASGLRNKEIVQRLLELGADPNTTDKAGNSPLIYAVNSKNNAIVELLLDHSAEINHVNHGGETPLLFACYQGNNMLIKLLVQRGADIKVSTKNGLSPIWYACSNNQKEIVSLFLQNGLDVNFSKPLSGADESMNTYLDWVESATNISLDSSFTLDNSYSYGGETLLHVAVKKGHLSLVKLLIENGASINIVDESGNTALHYAAANGKKDIVKLLLENHADPSIVNVKEQKAIDYSNIKGYNEITEALLKYSPKDIAAAPIPTAQATTATASGGTAPENQMAIKKQALLDLKDLLDAGILSQEEFDTEKQKVLKG from the coding sequence ATGTCATTTATAATTGCCTGCGAGGCAGGCAAAAGAAAGATTGCAGAAATACTGCTTAAAAACAATGAAGTCGATGTCGCCTATACCGATGAGAAGGGAAGAACAGTCTTACATTATGCGGCTTATCAGGGCTACCTGGACATTGTAAAATCATTGGTTGAAGCCGGAACTGATATCAATTACGAGGATCACAATGGAGAAACACCACTCTTCTTTGCCTGTGTACAAAAACAAAAACAGACCGCTATTTATTTAATAGATCAGGGCGCAAAAGTCAACATCAATGACCTGCAGGGCAATAGCCTCCTGCATCTGACGGCAAAAACCGCGCAGATTGAAGTACTCAATCAATTGATACAAAAAGGACTGGAAGTTGAAATCCAAAATAACGAAGCAGAAACACCTTTACTGCTCGCTTCAGGCCTTAGAAATAAGGAAATCGTGCAAAGACTGCTGGAACTGGGTGCGGATCCCAATACCACAGACAAAGCTGGAAACAGCCCGCTGATCTATGCAGTAAACTCAAAAAACAATGCAATAGTGGAGTTGTTGCTGGACCATTCCGCAGAAATCAACCATGTCAATCATGGAGGAGAAACGCCATTGTTATTCGCCTGCTATCAGGGCAATAACATGCTGATCAAACTCCTGGTACAACGCGGTGCCGATATAAAGGTTTCTACCAAAAACGGACTTTCTCCGATCTGGTATGCCTGCAGCAATAACCAGAAAGAAATTGTCAGCTTATTTTTGCAAAATGGACTGGATGTCAATTTTAGCAAGCCATTATCCGGTGCAGACGAATCCATGAACACTTACCTTGATTGGGTAGAAAGTGCCACGAACATCTCTTTAGACAGCAGTTTCACACTAGACAACAGCTACAGTTATGGTGGCGAAACCTTACTTCATGTGGCTGTAAAGAAAGGCCACCTTAGCCTCGTTAAGCTATTGATAGAAAATGGCGCTTCTATTAACATCGTTGATGAAAGTGGAAATACGGCATTACATTATGCTGCTGCCAATGGCAAAAAAGACATTGTTAAACTTCTGCTGGAAAATCATGCAGATCCTTCTATAGTAAACGTTAAAGAACAGAAAGCGATAGATTATTCCAATATAAAAGGATATAATGAAATTACGGAAGCACTTTTAAAGTATAGCCCTAAAGACATTGCTGCTGCTCCGATTCCGACAGCACAGGCAACAACAGCTACCGCCTCAGGTGGTACGGCTCCGGAAAACCAGATGGCCATCAAGAAACAGGCACTTCTGGACCTTAAGGACTTACTGGACGCCGGTATTCTGAGTCAGGAAGAGTTTGATACCGAAAAACAGAAGGTCCTTAAAGGATAA
- a CDS encoding gluconate 2-dehydrogenase subunit 3 family protein: MNRRESLKVLGITTISTAVLLDACKPGEDKKVAETPEGSTPEAGREEWEIERDKKLKAEKFFTAHEMASIALLADIIIPKDDKSGSATDAKVPEFIEFIVKDMPEHQTPMRGGLRWLDLQCLNRYEKSFKDTSYAQKIEMIDQIAYPKKAKPGMEQGVAFFNLMRNLTASGFFTSEIGVKDIGYVGNVPNKWEGVPADVLKQYGMEGV, from the coding sequence ATGAACAGACGTGAATCACTGAAAGTCCTCGGAATTACCACCATTAGTACTGCGGTATTGTTGGATGCCTGCAAGCCCGGCGAGGATAAAAAAGTAGCGGAAACTCCGGAAGGAAGCACCCCGGAAGCAGGAAGAGAAGAATGGGAGATTGAAAGAGATAAAAAATTAAAAGCAGAAAAGTTCTTTACGGCACATGAAATGGCCAGTATTGCCCTTCTGGCGGACATCATCATTCCTAAAGATGATAAATCCGGAAGTGCGACGGATGCGAAAGTGCCGGAATTTATTGAGTTTATTGTGAAAGACATGCCGGAACATCAGACCCCAATGAGGGGAGGACTGAGATGGCTGGACCTGCAATGCCTGAACCGCTATGAAAAGTCTTTCAAGGACACTTCCTATGCGCAGAAGATAGAAATGATCGATCAGATTGCTTATCCTAAGAAAGCAAAACCAGGAATGGAGCAAGGGGTAGCCTTCTTCAACCTGATGAGAAACCTTACCGCTTCGGGGTTCTTTACCAGCGAAATAGGCGTAAAGGATATCGGTTATGTTGGTAACGTTCCCAATAAATGGGAAGGGGTGCCTGCAGATGTACTGAAGCAGTACGGAATGGAAGGCGTTTAA